One Nocardia iowensis DNA window includes the following coding sequences:
- a CDS encoding amidohydrolase family protein: MTVPGRIDVHHHAIVPRIAALMRRMGAPFKIPWTLSETFDVLAEQRIDYAVISNPIPVEYLPDAATAKFFCREANEAVAEFAGAHPGRFGLLAALPIPYIDDALAEIEYARDILGADGFVLIPHSGSDYLGDPLFEPVLAELDRRHAVVLVHPMMPPDSAGSSVPAVLADFLLDTTRGAIGLVLSDALDRYPNISFVLAHAGGFLPYAAFRVETLAHGFFGADPVRVRDQLGRFYYDTALAGPSALPGLFATVAPERILFGTDWCAAPHAAVTAAGAALEQQYARLPGAAEAGARTARRLFTGWSAGAAPSPIPAMFEQ; this comes from the coding sequence ATGACCGTACCGGGCCGTATCGACGTGCACCATCACGCCATCGTGCCGCGGATCGCCGCCCTGATGCGGCGGATGGGGGCGCCGTTCAAGATTCCCTGGACGCTGTCGGAGACCTTCGACGTGCTGGCCGAACAGCGCATCGACTATGCCGTGATCTCCAATCCCATTCCGGTCGAATATCTTCCGGACGCGGCCACCGCGAAATTCTTTTGCCGCGAGGCCAACGAAGCCGTCGCCGAGTTCGCCGGTGCGCATCCGGGGAGGTTCGGCTTGCTCGCCGCGCTGCCGATCCCGTATATCGATGACGCACTGGCCGAGATCGAGTATGCGCGGGACATACTCGGCGCCGACGGGTTCGTGCTGATCCCGCATTCCGGCTCCGACTATCTCGGCGATCCGCTGTTCGAGCCGGTGCTCGCCGAACTGGACCGACGCCATGCCGTCGTGCTGGTGCATCCGATGATGCCGCCGGATTCCGCGGGTTCGTCGGTGCCCGCGGTGCTGGCCGACTTCCTGCTCGACACCACCCGGGGGGCCATCGGTCTCGTGCTGTCCGACGCACTGGACCGCTATCCGAATATCTCCTTCGTCCTCGCGCATGCCGGTGGCTTCCTGCCGTACGCGGCGTTCCGGGTGGAAACGTTGGCGCACGGTTTCTTCGGTGCGGACCCCGTGCGGGTCCGGGATCAGCTCGGGCGCTTCTACTACGACACCGCGCTGGCCGGTCCGTCGGCGCTGCCGGGTCTGTTCGCCACGGTTGCGCCCGAACGGATCCTGTTCGGCACCGACTGGTGCGCCGCGCCGCACGCCGCGGTCACTGCCGCGGGTGCGGCACTCGAGCAGCAGTACGCGCGGCTTCCCGGCGCGGCGGAGGCCGGTGCGCGCACGGCCCGCAGGCTGTTCACCGGCTGGTCCGCTGGTGCGGCTCCCAGCCCGATTCCAGCGATGTTCGAACAGTAA